Proteins found in one Campylobacter lari genomic segment:
- the metG gene encoding methionine--tRNA ligase: MRYITTPIYYVNDVAHIGHAYTTIIADTLARFYRLQGEKTFFLTGTDEHGQKIEQAASARNFTPKEYADEISAKFKKLWDEFEISYDYFIRTTDENHKLSVQKAFKKMFDKGDIYKGTYEGFYCVSCESYFTQTQLVDECHCPDCGKKTQLLKEESYFFKLSKYQDQILKWYKEKEPILPKNKANELIHFVEGGLKDLSITRTSFEWGIKLPKELNDEKHVVYVWLDALMNYVSALGYGLDEKNMDLWPAHIHFVGKDILRFHAVYWPAFLMSLELPLPKFVAAHGWWTKDGEKMSKSKGNVVAPKEVADTFGLEAFRYFLLREVPFGNDGDFSQKALITRINAELSNELGNLLNRIIGMSAKYSQNIIECKNVNSHFNQELNECKEYLDNAINALENIQPNRYLEELFKALSLANLSISKYEPWNLIKNDQMQKANALVALCANILTKVTILLSVAMPKTALKIAKALNFEISNENYQKLILNNQLCDLKSSACEALFPKVELTQESKKEEKVEEKPSLPQIKIDDFKKIEIKVALIKDCQSIEGSEKLLKFQLELENGELRQVLSGIAKFYKASELIGKQVCVITNLKKAKIFGHESQGMILSAEKNGKLVLISPQSFIENGALIG, from the coding sequence ATGCGTTATATTACTACTCCAATATATTATGTAAATGATGTGGCACACATAGGTCATGCTTATACTACGATTATAGCAGATACTTTGGCTAGATTTTATCGCTTGCAAGGAGAAAAAACATTCTTTTTAACAGGTACAGATGAGCATGGTCAAAAGATAGAGCAAGCTGCTAGCGCTAGAAATTTTACCCCTAAAGAATATGCAGATGAAATTAGTGCCAAATTTAAAAAACTTTGGGATGAGTTTGAAATTTCTTACGATTATTTCATTAGAACTACGGATGAAAATCACAAATTAAGTGTACAAAAAGCATTTAAAAAAATGTTTGATAAGGGTGATATTTATAAAGGTACCTATGAAGGTTTTTATTGTGTTTCTTGTGAGAGTTATTTTACTCAAACTCAGCTTGTAGATGAGTGTCATTGTCCAGATTGTGGCAAAAAAACACAGCTTTTAAAAGAAGAAAGTTATTTTTTCAAGCTTTCTAAATATCAAGATCAAATTCTTAAATGGTATAAAGAAAAAGAGCCGATTTTACCTAAAAATAAGGCTAATGAATTAATCCACTTTGTAGAAGGTGGCTTAAAAGATCTTTCTATTACAAGAACGAGCTTTGAATGGGGTATAAAGCTTCCAAAAGAACTAAATGATGAAAAACATGTGGTGTATGTTTGGCTTGATGCTTTGATGAACTATGTGAGTGCATTAGGCTATGGACTTGATGAAAAAAATATGGATCTTTGGCCTGCTCATATTCATTTTGTTGGCAAGGATATCTTGCGTTTTCATGCAGTATATTGGCCTGCGTTTTTGATGAGTTTAGAGCTTCCTTTGCCTAAATTTGTAGCAGCACATGGTTGGTGGACTAAAGATGGTGAAAAAATGAGTAAATCTAAAGGCAATGTAGTAGCACCTAAAGAAGTGGCAGATACTTTTGGTTTAGAAGCTTTTAGATATTTTTTACTCAGAGAAGTTCCTTTTGGTAATGATGGGGATTTTTCACAAAAAGCATTAATTACTAGAATCAATGCAGAATTAAGTAATGAGCTTGGAAATTTATTAAACAGAATTATTGGTATGAGTGCTAAGTATTCTCAAAATATTATTGAATGCAAAAATGTGAATTCGCATTTTAATCAAGAATTAAATGAATGCAAAGAGTATCTAGATAATGCAATTAATGCTTTAGAAAATATCCAACCAAATCGTTATTTAGAAGAGCTTTTCAAGGCTTTATCTTTAGCAAATTTAAGTATTAGCAAATACGAGCCTTGGAATTTAATTAAAAATGATCAAATGCAAAAAGCTAATGCTTTAGTGGCTTTGTGTGCTAATATTTTAACAAAAGTTACTATTTTACTTTCAGTTGCTATGCCAAAAACAGCTTTAAAAATTGCCAAAGCTTTAAATTTTGAAATTTCAAATGAAAATTACCAAAAATTAATTTTAAATAATCAATTATGCGATTTAAAATCAAGTGCATGTGAAGCTTTATTTCCAAAAGTTGAATTAACCCAAGAAAGCAAAAAAGAAGAAAAAGTAGAAGAGAAACCAAGTCTACCTCAAATTAAAATCGATGATTTTAAAAAAATCGAAATTAAAGTAGCATTAATAAAAGATTGTCAGAGTATAGAAGGCAGTGAAAAGCTTTTAAAATTTCAACTTGAACTTGAAAATGGCGAGTTAAGACAAGTACTTTCTGGTATTGCTAAATTTTATAAAGCTAGTGAGTTAATAGGCAAGCAAGTTTGTGTCATTACCAATCTAAAAAAAGCTAAAATTTTTGGTCATGAAAGTCAAGGTATGATTTTAAGTGCTGAAAAAAATGGAAAATTGGTTTTGATTAGCCCACAAAGTTTTATTGAAAATGGAGCTTTAATAGGCTAA
- a CDS encoding substrate-binding domain-containing protein, with amino-acid sequence MKKILFISLFAAAALNAEILVYGPGGPAPVLKELAKQFEEKYGEKVTINAGPTPKWIKQAKMDADIIYSGNTSMMDGFIKAMPKQIKIQDVQVLNARGSGMIVRANNPKKIKKFEDLLKDGVSVMVVDGAGQVGLYEDMALKTGKVENLEKLRKNIKVYAKNSKAAVDEWKNNPNIDALIIWTHWIKAVGEKENKFIKADKSSIIYRAAEIVPTQKGLKNPKVAEFIDFTQSKEAQKVWEKEGWLAK; translated from the coding sequence ATGAAAAAAATTTTATTTATAAGTTTATTTGCAGCAGCAGCGTTAAATGCTGAAATTTTAGTTTATGGTCCAGGTGGTCCTGCTCCTGTTTTAAAAGAGCTTGCAAAACAGTTTGAAGAAAAATATGGTGAAAAAGTTACTATTAATGCAGGACCAACTCCTAAATGGATTAAACAAGCAAAAATGGATGCTGATATTATTTATTCTGGTAATACATCTATGATGGATGGATTTATTAAGGCTATGCCAAAACAAATTAAAATACAAGATGTTCAAGTTTTAAATGCTAGAGGCTCAGGAATGATAGTAAGAGCAAACAATCCTAAAAAAATTAAAAAATTTGAAGATCTTTTAAAAGATGGTGTTAGTGTTATGGTAGTTGATGGAGCAGGGCAGGTTGGCTTATATGAAGATATGGCTTTAAAAACAGGAAAAGTTGAAAATCTAGAAAAATTAAGAAAAAATATCAAAGTGTATGCAAAAAATTCAAAAGCCGCAGTCGATGAGTGGAAAAATAATCCAAATATCGATGCTTTAATTATTTGGACGCACTGGATCAAAGCAGTTGGCGAGAAAGAAAATAAATTTATTAAAGCAGATAAGAGTTCAATTATTTATAGAGCTGCTGAAATAGTTCCAACACAAAAAGGTTTGAAAAATCCAAAAGTGGCCGAATTTATAGATTTTACACAAAGTAAAGAAGCACAAAAAGTATGGGAAAAAGAAGGTTGGTTAGCTAAATAA
- a CDS encoding YceI family protein — protein sequence MKKILLSYFLAASILVSNTLSKEFSLDKAHTNVGFKVKHLQISNVNGKFKDYDAVIDFDSAKFEFNKLHANIKVTSINTENKARDAHLQQDDFFKAKTHPNITFTMSKYEKISNEKGKMYGSLNIAGVSKDIVLDTEIGGVIKTDSGKEKAGFTLQGQIKRSDFKFAPDTSSLTLSDEVQINIEAEINEK from the coding sequence ATGAAAAAAATACTACTTAGTTATTTTTTAGCTGCTTCAATTTTGGTAAGCAATACTTTAAGTAAGGAATTTAGCTTAGACAAAGCTCACACAAATGTTGGTTTTAAAGTTAAGCATTTGCAAATTAGTAATGTAAATGGGAAATTTAAAGATTACGATGCGGTAATTGATTTTGATAGCGCTAAATTTGAATTTAACAAACTTCATGCAAATATAAAAGTTACCTCCATAAATACTGAAAACAAAGCAAGAGATGCTCACTTACAGCAAGATGATTTTTTCAAAGCAAAGACTCACCCAAATATCACTTTTACAATGAGTAAATATGAAAAAATTTCCAATGAAAAGGGTAAAATGTATGGTTCATTAAACATTGCTGGCGTAAGCAAAGATATCGTTTTAGATACCGAAATTGGCGGAGTTATTAAAACAGATAGTGGCAAAGAAAAGGCAGGATTTACTTTACAAGGACAAATCAAAAGAAGCGATTTTAAATTTGCTCCAGATACTTCTAGCTTAACACTTAGCGATGAAGTGCAAATAAATATAGAAGCAGAAATTAACGAAAAATAA
- the queC gene encoding 7-cyano-7-deazaguanine synthase QueC: MKKALCIVSGGMDSTLCAYLAKKEGYEIIALHFDYNQRTMLKERECFNKICEKLNIKTKYILDVSFIANIGGNSLTDLNLEIPKEKLHEKEIPNTYVPFRNGIFLSIAGAIAEKEKCENIFIGVVQEDSSGYPDCSEKFIQKASEFINEGTTKTYNVKIKTPLIHLSKRQIVNLALKEKVALEHTWSCYEREDKACGKCDSCLLRLKGFKEANAKDFIEYI, from the coding sequence ATGAAAAAAGCTCTTTGTATTGTAAGCGGTGGTATGGATAGTACCTTATGTGCATATTTGGCTAAAAAAGAAGGATATGAAATCATTGCTTTGCATTTTGACTATAATCAACGCACTATGCTTAAAGAAAGAGAATGTTTTAATAAAATTTGTGAAAAACTTAATATAAAAACAAAATATATTTTAGATGTTTCTTTTATAGCTAATATTGGTGGTAACTCTTTAACAGATTTAAATTTAGAAATTCCAAAAGAAAAACTCCACGAAAAAGAAATTCCAAATACTTATGTTCCTTTTAGAAATGGTATTTTTTTATCCATAGCAGGAGCTATAGCTGAAAAAGAAAAATGTGAAAATATTTTTATAGGAGTAGTACAAGAAGATAGCAGTGGCTATCCTGATTGTAGTGAAAAATTTATACAAAAAGCAAGTGAATTTATTAATGAAGGTACTACAAAAACTTACAATGTAAAAATTAAAACCCCGTTAATTCATCTAAGCAAAAGACAAATAGTTAATTTAGCTTTAAAAGAAAAAGTAGCTTTAGAACACACTTGGTCTTGTTATGAAAGAGAAGATAAAGCTTGTGGCAAATGTGATAGTTGTTTATTAAGATTAAAAGGTTTTAAAGAAGCTAATGCAAAAGATTTTATAGAATATATATAA
- the ybeY gene encoding rRNA maturation RNase YbeY has protein sequence MIFCEEEMDISFLEKIAQKMSDQNIELVLVGEKTMHEINLNQRGVDKTTDVLSFPLVQNCEKLLGSIVINLDEVSKKAIEYKHSEKEEMALLFIHAMLHLQGYDHEIDQGQMRQKEQEWIEYFKLPKSLIVRVQGE, from the coding sequence ATGATTTTTTGCGAAGAAGAAATGGATATTTCTTTTCTTGAAAAAATTGCCCAAAAAATGAGTGATCAAAATATAGAACTTGTTTTAGTGGGTGAAAAAACCATGCATGAAATTAATCTTAATCAAAGGGGGGTAGATAAAACTACAGATGTTTTGTCTTTTCCTTTAGTACAAAATTGTGAAAAATTACTTGGAAGTATAGTGATAAATTTAGATGAAGTAAGTAAAAAGGCTATAGAGTATAAACATAGCGAAAAAGAAGAGATGGCATTACTTTTTATCCATGCTATGCTTCATTTGCAAGGCTATGATCATGAAATAGATCAAGGACAAATGAGACAAAAAGAACAAGAATGGATTGAATATTTTAAATTGCCAAAAAGTTTGATTGTAAGAGTGCAAGGAGAATAA
- a CDS encoding DUF3298 and DUF4163 domain-containing protein, giving the protein MFKKFAFSLSLCVSLYAYSENTFALNILEGKEFDIYLYSSSKSNTSYGFVQTKQKQYSFWGSAKNDEYYIDIADFGTCVLKDIHKNKFEALCKIDGVKKEFNFLANKSNTGIYQLSLKEHKQVEDNKSIEFDFSEDILKLSSQNKNLEKIIDDFNENLDKNSLKQKIKESFDKWNKEDISNNEFFSQAYIIYQDEHIISLGKNIYEYKGGAHGITNFLRKTYSIDDMKLLRLKNELKIENEDFQNMIKQKILSLYNENELFDIKELKISEIFEVRKNGLALIWEPYDIAPYSTGVIEIFISYDELKPFWKNNSKLAYLSKIK; this is encoded by the coding sequence ATGTTTAAAAAATTTGCTTTTAGTTTAAGTTTATGTGTGAGTTTGTATGCTTATAGTGAAAATACATTCGCGCTAAATATTTTAGAAGGAAAGGAATTTGATATTTACCTATATAGCTCTAGTAAAAGTAACACCAGCTATGGATTTGTTCAAACAAAACAAAAACAATATAGTTTTTGGGGTAGTGCTAAAAATGATGAGTATTATATAGATATAGCAGATTTTGGAACTTGTGTTTTAAAAGACATACATAAAAATAAATTCGAAGCCCTATGTAAAATAGATGGTGTGAAAAAAGAATTTAACTTTTTAGCTAATAAATCCAATACAGGTATTTATCAATTATCACTTAAAGAACACAAACAAGTAGAAGATAATAAGAGTATCGAGTTTGATTTTAGTGAAGATATATTAAAACTATCAAGTCAAAATAAAAATTTAGAAAAAATTATTGATGATTTTAATGAGAACTTAGATAAAAATTCATTAAAACAAAAAATAAAAGAAAGTTTTGATAAATGGAATAAAGAAGATATTTCTAATAATGAGTTTTTTTCTCAAGCTTATATAATTTATCAAGATGAGCATATTATCTCTTTAGGAAAAAATATTTATGAGTATAAAGGTGGTGCTCATGGTATAACTAATTTTTTAAGAAAAACCTATAGTATTGATGATATGAAACTTCTTAGATTAAAAAATGAGTTAAAAATAGAAAATGAAGATTTTCAGAATATGATTAAGCAAAAGATTTTAAGTTTATATAATGAAAATGAATTATTTGATATTAAAGAACTTAAAATAAGTGAAATTTTTGAAGTGAGAAAAAACGGATTAGCTTTGATATGGGAGCCTTATGATATAGCTCCTTATTCTACTGGAGTAATTGAAATTTTTATAAGTTATGATGAGTTAAAACCTTTTTGGAAAAATAATTCAAAATTAGCTTATTTGAGTAAAATCAAATAA
- a CDS encoding PepSY-like domain-containing protein: MKKLALAFFITLNTINAGIVIAPDSLPVNIKQFIKDYFNAEIGLVEQDGYSYEIYLSDGTEIEFSLNGEFKEAENFRSLNYAILPLAIQNTIRNIYPNTAIIEIERKISYYKIKLNNQMKLYIDDNGTILRQKFDD, encoded by the coding sequence ATGAAAAAACTAGCTTTAGCTTTTTTTATCACACTAAATACCATTAATGCGGGTATAGTTATAGCACCTGATTCTTTACCGGTAAATATCAAACAATTTATTAAAGATTATTTTAACGCAGAAATAGGTCTAGTAGAGCAAGATGGTTATTCTTATGAGATTTATTTAAGCGATGGAACCGAAATTGAGTTTTCACTTAATGGAGAATTTAAAGAGGCTGAAAATTTTAGATCACTAAATTACGCAATTTTACCTCTAGCAATACAAAATACCATTAGAAATATCTACCCTAATACAGCAATCATAGAAATAGAAAGGAAAATTTCTTATTATAAAATCAAACTTAATAATCAAATGAAACTTTATATAGATGATAATGGAACGATTTTAAGACAAAAATTTGATGATTAA
- a CDS encoding rhomboid family intramembrane serine protease, which produces MVVSFLIALNIVIFIFVNYLYFGSLNLDVILGLNLFFFQGLYWQILSSMFMHGNWPHLILNMIVLFQFGSMLEKYLKSFKFVLLYLIGGILCSLLSAFYVYLSFDGSFVNVVGASGAICVLMGYYAYLDKTATKGLIVAILLMSFVPIFMGVNIAWYAHIFGFICGYVLGKFKVIR; this is translated from the coding sequence ATGGTAGTCTCTTTTTTAATTGCTTTAAATATTGTGATATTTATCTTTGTGAATTATCTTTATTTTGGATCTTTAAATTTAGATGTAATTTTGGGATTAAATTTATTTTTTTTTCAAGGATTATATTGGCAAATTCTAAGCTCAATGTTTATGCATGGAAATTGGCCTCATTTGATTTTAAATATGATAGTACTTTTTCAATTTGGTTCTATGCTAGAAAAATACTTAAAAAGTTTCAAATTTGTTTTGCTTTATTTAATCGGTGGAATTCTTTGCTCTTTACTTAGTGCTTTTTATGTGTACTTAAGTTTTGATGGTAGTTTTGTAAATGTAGTGGGTGCAAGTGGTGCTATATGTGTTTTAATGGGATATTATGCATATTTAGATAAAACCGCCACCAAAGGGCTTATCGTAGCTATATTACTAATGAGTTTTGTACCTATTTTTATGGGTGTAAATATAGCTTGGTATGCACATATTTTTGGCTTTATATGTGGATATGTTTTGGGCAAATTTAAGGTTATAAGATGA
- a CDS encoding phosphohistidine phosphatase, with amino-acid sequence MKYIYFIRHAKAQKENCEQDLQRELSSSGKDDLRTMTYRIKDLEFKAQSIISSPARRCIKTAQKLCKCFSLKEKDIKIEKNFYDGNLEDVLKFIKELKESRVVLIMHNPLLQELCEYLAHIDLENFPTSAILCMQFDIKEFKDIKEHSGEVVFFDYPKSQENN; translated from the coding sequence ATGAAATATATCTATTTTATCCGTCATGCTAAAGCTCAAAAAGAAAATTGCGAACAAGATTTGCAACGAGAGCTTAGTTCTAGTGGAAAAGATGATCTAAGGACTATGACTTACAGGATTAAAGATTTAGAATTTAAAGCTCAAAGCATTATTTCAAGTCCTGCTAGGCGTTGTATAAAAACAGCACAAAAACTTTGCAAATGCTTTTCTTTAAAAGAAAAAGATATTAAGATAGAAAAAAACTTTTATGATGGTAATTTAGAAGATGTATTAAAATTTATAAAAGAATTAAAAGAGAGTAGGGTAGTGCTAATTATGCATAATCCTTTATTGCAAGAACTTTGTGAATATTTAGCTCACATAGATTTAGAAAACTTTCCAACTTCTGCTATTTTATGTATGCAATTTGATATAAAAGAATTTAAAGATATAAAAGAACATAGCGGGGAAGTTGTGTTTTTTGATTATCCTAAAAGTCAAGAAAATAACTAA
- a CDS encoding aspartate/glutamate racemase family protein, protein MKTIGLIGGMSYESTLSYYEIINKLTNEKLGKLHSAKIVLTSVDFEEIEECQRKNDWQKASEILTQHALLLQKCRVDFILICTNTMHKCYENIQKNIQIPILHIAKAMLLELQEQKIDKVLLLGTKYTMQEDFYKQLLINSKIDVFIPKSNDILKLNDIIFNELCKGIINKDSKKYLDDLIAQFPQVQGVILGCTELGLIVKESSKKLFDSAYIHAKMATLKALENK, encoded by the coding sequence TTGAAAACCATAGGTTTAATAGGTGGAATGAGTTATGAAAGTACACTTAGCTATTATGAAATAATCAATAAATTAACAAATGAAAAATTAGGAAAATTACACAGTGCTAAGATAGTTTTAACTAGCGTTGATTTTGAAGAAATAGAAGAATGCCAACGTAAGAATGATTGGCAAAAAGCAAGTGAAATTTTAACCCAACATGCCCTACTTTTGCAAAAATGCAGAGTTGATTTTATATTAATTTGTACCAATACTATGCATAAATGTTATGAAAACATACAAAAAAACATTCAAATTCCTATCTTACATATAGCTAAAGCTATGCTTTTAGAGCTTCAAGAGCAAAAAATCGATAAAGTGTTGCTGCTAGGAACAAAATACACTATGCAAGAAGATTTTTATAAACAACTTTTAATTAACTCAAAGATTGATGTTTTTATCCCTAAAAGCAATGATATTTTAAAGCTTAATGATATTATTTTTAATGAGCTTTGTAAAGGTATTATAAATAAGGACTCAAAAAAATATTTAGATGATTTGATTGCTCAATTTCCGCAAGTTCAAGGAGTGATTTTGGGTTGCACTGAACTTGGATTGATTGTAAAAGAAAGCTCTAAAAAACTATTTGATAGTGCTTATATCCATGCTAAAATGGCTACTTTGAAAGCCTTGGAGAATAAGTGA
- a CDS encoding tyrosine-type recombinase/integrase: MKYPLDCEENFEKSFLFWLCRYVKFKLNSLSNKELKDPQALAVANLALSKGVKNIQELDAYVKKARNAGLSGVNTYFNPLKKLYEYLLFYKLYSLKQIDEELLVEILASISASLSDASKKNYRIAVINFFAFLDKQNEEDQKAHIFDINLKNWAGVSGSKGVKLPEYMSEDEVSKFLDAIDNTDFKSNTIRNRLIIKIIIFTGIRVSEAINIKLKDISEENDLYIIRIRAKGNKYRVVMIKKELIEHLLKDVRVNYLSCDGLLFVNRNGKALTQAYVSRIVEQILFKAGIRKQKNGAHMLRHTFATLLYKKQKDLVLVQEALGHASLNTSRIYTHFDNEKLKLAAEVAKKLHDRT; encoded by the coding sequence ATGAAATATCCTCTAGATTGTGAAGAAAATTTTGAAAAGTCATTTTTATTTTGGCTTTGTAGATATGTGAAATTTAAGCTTAATTCTTTATCAAATAAGGAATTAAAAGACCCCCAAGCCTTGGCTGTAGCAAATTTAGCTCTAAGTAAGGGTGTTAAAAATATACAAGAGCTTGATGCTTATGTAAAAAAAGCAAGAAATGCAGGACTTAGCGGTGTAAATACGTATTTTAATCCTTTGAAAAAACTTTATGAATATTTGTTATTTTACAAGCTTTATTCGCTAAAACAAATTGATGAAGAGCTTTTAGTGGAAATTTTAGCAAGTATTAGTGCTTCTTTATCTGATGCGAGTAAGAAAAATTATCGTATAGCTGTGATTAATTTTTTTGCATTTTTAGATAAACAAAACGAAGAAGATCAAAAAGCGCACATTTTTGATATCAACCTTAAAAATTGGGCAGGTGTAAGTGGTTCTAAAGGAGTTAAACTACCTGAGTATATGAGTGAAGATGAAGTGAGTAAATTTTTAGATGCTATTGATAATACAGATTTTAAAAGCAATACTATACGCAATCGCTTGATTATTAAAATCATCATTTTTACAGGAATTAGGGTTAGTGAAGCTATTAATATAAAATTAAAAGATATTAGCGAAGAAAATGATCTTTATATCATACGTATTAGAGCTAAAGGTAATAAATACCGCGTTGTGATGATTAAAAAAGAGCTTATAGAACATCTTTTAAAAGATGTAAGAGTAAATTATCTTTCTTGCGATGGACTTTTATTTGTCAATCGCAATGGTAAAGCCCTAACCCAAGCTTATGTTTCGCGTATAGTAGAACAAATTTTATTTAAAGCAGGAATCCGCAAGCAAAAAAATGGAGCCCACATGCTAAGACATACTTTTGCTACCCTACTTTATAAAAAACAAAAAGATTTAGTTTTAGTCCAAGAAGCACTAGGGCATGCAAGCTTAAATACTTCAAGAATTTATACGCACTTTGACAATGAAAAGCTAAAATTAGCCGCAGAAGTAGCTAAAAAACTTCACGATAGAACTTAA
- a CDS encoding DMT family transporter: MGVFLVILGGIFWAISGVLAEYLFKNHYSAEYISFYRLFFTGIILIILGAKNFKIKLLKQKQEINSLLIFSIFGLLITQYGYFKAIYYTDAGTATMIQYNAPLIIMLFMCFKNKIFPKKIELIALFLILFALFLLITNGDITTLKLDIRGVIWAFFGAIGVAFYSLSARVIISKYGLFLIMGLASLFASFLLFILLQGNIPNHDFSSNSFLAMSGIIFIGTIGAFCLYLKGVELIGAFKASMIACIEPVSAAFMSFLFLGTIYSTIDLFAFSLIILSVFLNAKKH; encoded by the coding sequence TTGGGAGTTTTTTTGGTTATACTTGGTGGGATATTTTGGGCAATTAGTGGAGTTTTGGCTGAATATTTATTTAAAAATCACTACTCTGCTGAGTATATAAGCTTTTATCGCTTGTTTTTTACCGGCATTATTTTAATAATTTTAGGTGCAAAAAATTTCAAAATAAAATTACTAAAACAGAAACAAGAAATCAACTCTCTTTTAATTTTTTCTATTTTTGGTTTATTGATAACTCAATATGGTTATTTTAAGGCTATTTATTATACTGATGCAGGAACTGCTACGATGATACAATATAACGCACCACTAATTATAATGCTTTTTATGTGTTTTAAAAATAAAATTTTTCCTAAAAAAATAGAACTAATTGCTTTGTTTTTAATACTTTTTGCCTTATTTTTGCTTATAACAAATGGGGATATTACAACATTAAAACTTGATATAAGAGGTGTTATTTGGGCATTTTTTGGAGCTATTGGAGTAGCATTTTATTCTTTAAGTGCTAGGGTTATCATATCAAAATATGGCTTGTTTTTAATCATGGGATTGGCTAGTTTATTCGCTTCTTTTTTGCTTTTTATATTACTACAAGGAAATATCCCAAATCATGATTTTTCTTCAAACTCCTTTTTGGCTATGAGTGGGATTATATTTATAGGTACAATAGGGGCTTTTTGTTTATATTTAAAAGGAGTTGAATTAATAGGAGCTTTTAAAGCTAGTATGATAGCTTGCATAGAACCCGTTTCCGCTGCTTTTATGAGTTTTTTATTTTTAGGCACTATTTATAGCACAATAGACCTTTTTGCTTTTAGTCTAATTATTCTTAGTGTTTTTTTAAATGCTAAAAAACATTAA